In Exiguobacterium sibiricum 7-3, a genomic segment contains:
- a CDS encoding type II toxin-antitoxin system SpoIISA family toxin — MKIEWYTIASILFLLAFMLYTIYRYFVSRDIYNEQRIGYRKIYYVYMLTVGSLFWGFKVFPAEDLATLGAFLVGVIVMDLFIFQTPDITKFMANEFKHDGGLVNQLRETEDSSIRMSQQLQFVNSYMPKRKQDLVFGENFDLSEEKFLFSTQSIVKQYGDTFGLNVIQFSLRRSSEDELEPQQEPQQELQQEPQQELQQEPQQELQQEPQQEPQPIQELNEEILKDIVDYLYKAFDLNSNILGMKKKTLVKKLKDQESVEFFKKKQGAVIFPYRGEYTDVAYYVYPKIEDDSEKRVNATGYDALLLINMLHAFDLYVKSKEKEWESFAENEQEVE; from the coding sequence ATGAAAATTGAATGGTACACAATAGCTTCTATCCTATTCCTATTGGCTTTCATGTTGTATACAATTTATCGCTATTTTGTAAGTAGAGATATCTATAATGAACAACGTATTGGCTATCGGAAAATTTATTATGTGTATATGCTGACTGTCGGTTCACTTTTTTGGGGATTCAAAGTGTTTCCAGCCGAAGACTTAGCAACTCTAGGTGCATTTTTAGTCGGAGTCATCGTCATGGACTTATTCATCTTTCAAACCCCGGACATCACAAAATTCATGGCGAATGAGTTTAAACATGATGGTGGTCTCGTCAATCAATTGAGAGAAACTGAAGATTCAAGTATCCGTATGAGTCAACAATTGCAGTTTGTAAACAGCTATATGCCAAAGCGTAAACAGGACTTGGTATTCGGAGAGAATTTTGACCTTAGTGAAGAAAAATTTCTTTTCAGTACTCAAAGCATTGTTAAACAATATGGAGATACATTCGGTCTTAATGTTATTCAATTTTCGTTAAGGAGAAGTTCAGAAGACGAATTAGAGCCTCAACAAGAGCCTCAGCAAGAACTTCAACAAGAGCCTCAGCAAGAACTTCAACAAGAGCCTCAGCAAGAACTTCAACAAGAGCCTCAACAAGAGCCCCAACCCATTCAAGAGCTAAATGAAGAGATTCTAAAAGACATCGTTGATTACCTTTACAAGGCGTTCGATCTGAACAGTAACATTTTAGGTATGAAAAAGAAGACCTTGGTAAAAAAACTAAAAGATCAAGAAAGTGTGGAATTTTTTAAGAAAAAGCAAGGAGCTGTCATATTCCCATATCGTGGAGAATATACAGATGTCGCCTATTACGTCTACCCTAAGATAGAGGATGATTCTGAAAAAAGAGTAAATGCTACAGGATACGATGCACTTTTGTTAATTAACATGCTTCATGCTTTTGATTTGTACGTTAAGAGCAAAGAGAAAGAGTGGGAGTCGTTTGCTGAGAATGAGCAGGAAGTGGAATAG